Within Cyprinus carpio isolate SPL01 chromosome A7, ASM1834038v1, whole genome shotgun sequence, the genomic segment GTAAATATCTAGCTGAGGGGAAGGGCAAACACCCAACTCTCAACGAGAGGGGAGCTCGACCTACCGCATGTTCCAAAGCTGGAACAGCTAGCAATAATTTACTTAGCTGAGTAAATTTACAACCCAGCTCTCACGAGAGAGGGGGCTCAGCCTGCAGCATGTTCCAATGCTGGAATGCTGGAATGTTCCAATGCTGGAACGGCCAGCAGTAGGCTACCTCGCTGAGGGAGCACAAACCCAACTctcaaaggggggggggggggtcgacCTACAAACTGACCTCAGCGCATCATAGAGGCGAAGGAATTGCCCAGTTAACCAGATGCTGCTGGTTGCCAGGTGCTCTAGGGGAAAACAGAGAGCTCAATTCTTACATGAGAGGAAAACTCTGAATTCAGAAAGAGAGTatcacgctcataggcgaccctttttggtaaaggggagtgctgctaaactaccacgagaacagCCCACGGAGCAAGGAATTCAGTTCCTCAGAAGGGGAGAGAACTCGGGCGCTTAAGGGGAAGCGGCATGCCCAcaatagcccttcatgttgagggaagtgatgcttgaagtgtattaataaaagacacactggttgagtggagcccaaggaaccaaggtctaaccaaCTCGAAGAAAGGGAATGAAgctgagcgcgtaacccttaatgtacaggatttcagaaagtgcgcggaatcttgcgtgcacacttaccacttatgtggattttagaaagtgcgcaaagtgctagcgtgcacacttaccatttACGTGGATTTTAGTaaagtgtgcaaagtgttcaATGTGCACACCtaccaccatgtggatttcagaaagtacacagagcttagcatgtgtacttaaagcttcctaaGCATCGCACAGGTGCCCAACCACacaggagaggcaagctcaaatttacaATCCTCTGGAGAGGGGAGCACTGCCTGAGACAGCATTATACAAGCAGATTATCGCAAATGCCACCTATATTTTCCACTCGATATGTCAGCAAGAAGGGATATCCAGGTGACCAGgaagcccctcagggtgacctaaGTGGACATCCAGGAAATTTTTTTGCAGTGCCGTGCCggggcctgatgatcaagaaggctcccgcAAAAGCCTATGACCTGGCCTATCTCTGATCCTCAGACCAAGACggaccaggacccctatgttgttcaggttcagacctggaccttcgtggaatgaaggatttgaaGGCCACTGAGCGTGCCTtcgcctccctgaacttctcgaccacCGTCTCAACGGTGGTACCGAAAAGTTTGGAAGACGAAACcagagcatcgagaagaaagcccctttctttcttcctgatatctgccaggttcacccacagatgtctctccgttacCACCATGGCCACAATAGACCTGCCCATGgcggaggcggcctgcttggtagcacagagagagagatctgtggtgcagcgcagctcagctacctgatcaggaGAAAGGCCCTCGCCattatccaggtctttcagcagatcagcctgatatgcttgaagcaccaccatcgtgtgcaataaagccacagcctgacctgctgctgcgtatgccttgccatttaagtgaGATGTATCCTAAAGGGGCTTAGATGGGAAGGAGGGAGATTTAAGAGAGGACGTCTCCcccacagagagatagctagccagcgtctcttctacagggggcatcctctcatagctgctttcgcgcatcgcctcgatgttggcataactcgtatgctgaaaccgatggaatgcgagaagaaaatggcctcttcCATTCCTTATcaatctctgtatggagatcaggcagaaattgAAGGCTCACCTGAGatggagggctatggtcagaaaaATAACGCTCGTCGAGATGACCTCGTGGCATCACCTTGCTAGCATGCTTCCTGGGccgaacccagcagagcactagccTCTGGATCGGAAAGTGTTAAGGAAATAACATCATACTCCAGcggctctctctcctcctccgcCGAcaagcgcgaaagggaaagtcccttttTAAACTCCGCAGCCAGATCCACCTGTGATCCCcatgagctcattctcctccgtgcctcagcagtggTGGGTCCTGAACCACGGGAAGCAGGTGGCTGCCACTCCTTCCttgaaaagagagacaaacgagaAAAAGCAcggagctttttcattgaaaaatgcTCACAATGCACGCAGTTTGCTCCCTCAaggacatcgcgtgcgtgctcttccCACAAACAAGCAacgcaaagattgtgtgtgtcatcaggtgtcaaataatgATGACACGGATGCACACACTGTTTAACCGCTTTGCTAGTACTCGCCATGATTGATAAAAAAGATCGCTCTTACCACGTTTTAAATGCACGCTTCAAATAGAACAGTtagtgaagatgaagaagagtatgacgtgttctcccggtgcctatttattctatagtcgcaccggtagtgacgtcaggggctgtcTCCAGTGTTGGTGTTTTtccattgtatgcttcagacatgggtcacgacgaggcattccccatagcgacccctagaggacgcagttcgaagttcccttgaaagggaactagatacttgttttcagaaaatgtctTTACATTAACTATAATAATTGAAAATCTATGTATAATACATactatttatacatatattatttcttATAGTCTTAATAGCATTTTCTGAAGAGAAAGAGTAGGACATTGAAGTCAGATATTTTCCATTTGTCCCTGTACTTTTCCATGTGTTTTGCATAAGGTTTGTATTTGGGGTGTTGtcgttgttgttattgttgttttatatatatatatatatatatatatatatatatatatatatacacacacatatatatatatatacacacatacatacatatatatatatatatatatatatatatatatatatatatatatatatatatatatatatattatgataatctTTGCATGTGACCTATAAACTTAagcatataaaattttataaatgtgcATTAAGTGAACTATCACAATTTAAACCCAGGctatagtaaaatagtaaaatgtaaataaatgatcaCTCTTaataagtttctttcttttacatgtttttaacaaTCGCAGGACATTATGACACTAAACTTCAGTTTCTGTCATTCTTAATacttattttttctgtttgttttatgtgatattttaagCAAGGGGAATTTTGGAGAGAAGGAGAAAACATCAGtatgaaaatgtttgcattattgtcAATCaagtgtctttctttctttctttctttctttcttaatttctgagttattaattaaatttctgAATTAAGGAATCACAATAAAGATCTCAATGTGAGACTAGTCATTACAGTCTTTGTTATGTGTTCATGACATCTGGCCTCTAAGTGAATTTTTGCATATTCTGCTGACTAACAAATTGCAAATTTGCGTTTCTATATATTTAAGGAGTCTGCCTTACGACTGTACTTACTGACTTGCTTCCCACAGAAGAGATGAAGATTTTCTGGGTTGCTCTTTTCCTGTCAGCTCATTGTGAGCTGACTTTAACTTTGAACaggaaacacatttttattaataatgccaAGACTTGGAGCGATGCTCAGAAGTTTTGCAGAGAGAATTATGCCGACCTGTCCATCATAGACAGCCAAGTGGAACTTCTAAGGTTCAAAAACGATTCAAAAAATCAGAGAGCTGATAGCACACAAAGCTGGATTGGACTGAGCAAGCCCTCTGCTAATGGCACATGGGTGTGGAATGATGGAAGCGATGAAATTTCTATGACATGGCGGATTGGTCAGCCGGACAGCCCAAATACTGCCTTTTGTGGTAAGAGTTTAGGTGGTGAATTGTATGATTACGATTGTGCTATTTTCTGCTATAAGTGGGTGCCTGAACTGATCCTGGTAATGGAGAAGAAGAGCTGGGAGGAGGCTTTAGAACACTGCAGGACTCAATACTCTGGCTTGGCCTCTCTGTCAACCAGTTTGCTTCACTTCCGAGCCAATAATGAGACTGTAGACTTGCAAACCCCCAGTGTGTGGACAGGTGTGCGCTTCCTGGCAGGCTCCTGGTTCTGGGTCAATGGGGAGTCTCTGGGAAATTTGGACCAGCTGCCAGAATGCCCTGCCAGGCCCCTTTACTGTGGATCTCAAAACCTGGCAGCTAAAAGTTGGGAGAACAGAGACTGTTCAGAGAAACTGAATTTTGTATGTTATAAAAGATCAGGGTAAGaacaaaagcatatatatatgtatatgtttcaGTCAATTGTGTctgattgtttaaaacaaaacaaatgttgttcataaaattaaaatgtgcatttaaattataattatatatatatatatgaatatatatatatatatatatatatatatatatatagacacagacacacacacacacacacacacacacacacacacacacacacaaacacacacacacacatatccatatacacacatatgttactataaatatatatagctcACTTGTTAactttatattctaaaatatgttaaagtagccctttatttcacttaaaaatagTGAATTAGCATAATGTCTACAGTTTATGTAACAGTAGTAGCTTACTGTATATCTCTATATGCTATAAGTTGTTTAAAGTTAAGTTGGTCAACATTTATGTGAATATGCAGCTTGAAAAATGCCGGATGATGCATGACTTTGCACTGTGAAACACAAACTATACATTTAGTGAGCTTGTATTGATGTCCTAGATTTACAGCACTTTTAGAAGctatattgatattattttcatcactCTTTCACACTTTGAAGCatttgaaaacaatgtttatgttgTCTGTGAGTTTCACAAAGAACAATATACAAGTTCATCATCGGAAACGAAGATCTTTTGAAGATCAATAAACTGTTTTGGCAAATATATTCAACAGTATAtggaaacactgaaaaataaattgcaataaaaagtttgtttcatttaaatggtcaaaataaaatagttcttGTTTCCTCTTTATTTTCACACCACACGCCTTAAGCACGtgatcaaaatgttattttgtttgggGGGGTTTGGTTGTATAGGAAATGACATTTTGATCACTGCTTTTAGTGTCCTCCTGCAgagtttatataaatacactgttCAAAgccattttaatgaaatgtttaaaaacaattttcttaaGTCATGCTCAAAagtgttttcagacagcttgtgtttgttttgtcagttGATATTTATAGGaattataattaatgaaaattaaaagtctaaatattttttatttatttttagattttctgagtaaaaatgtctgaatgaacAGAGCCTTACAGAGTCTTAATGTGcaatatgatatataaaaaaaacacttcatggATCATTTTAAGTTCTTCGATTTATTTACCCTgatcaacatatattacagtactCTGCATAAGTCATTGTTATACTTCTGCTGGGAGAAATAAAAAGCATGAatctattaaataatgtttaaatatgtgtGAAAACATGAGTGTTTTCATGCTACAGTGAACATTTTGAGTATTACTGAGCATTCACGTCAGTGACCTTTTAAGAGTAACTCTTCCGTTAGAGTGACATTCAAAGACACTTAAAAGGTTAATTTGAAAAGGAAATGCACCGGTTTTAGGTAAtttgttttaagtaaatattttactggCCCCAGGCATTGCACAaccattttaagaaataaaagtttccaggggggaaaaaaaagcctttttatcATAAACTGAAATTACAGAGATTTTAgtgatttgtgtttttgattgttttactgCCAAATACCTGACTGATAGTGTAATTCATGCTTTATGTTATGTATCCTTGTTTTTAATTGCAAGTTTAATGCTGCTGCTAGATTTAagagaaattatttaatttaaacccTTTGTATCAGAATATTTCTCTAAAGACAAGCTCTAAATGAGAAGAAAGGAAAGTTgtcagaaaataatttaaattaacacaacaatctttctttttcattataaCTCAAAGGCATTACTTCTAcaacatgtactgtaaataaggGAAAATATCTGAACTATGTCAACCAGTGACTTCAGTCTTTGGCCTAACAATCACTTAATAACACATTATATCACATTACCATGACACATGGAATCAATTAGTGTAAAAAGTTTACAATATAACAAACAACTGAATGATGATTTGTCTGTTCATCACACTCTAGCAAATATCAGTAGTGCTTTGAATAAAGAAACAATTCAATACTTCTTTGAGGAACTAAAGCGGTGTGAGGCTATTCAAGCTGTCAAAGCTTTGATTTTATGTCAAACAAAGGTATTGAAACTGGTTTTAATACTAGTGTAGAAAAGTGGTAGCCTGATTCAGTtgaaatatgtacagtacactgGCTGGGAGGACCAGCCATTCCCATGATGCCATGCGGTACCACTCAGGCATCTATACCCGTGCTGACAAGCAGTTCATAGGCAGGGTCATGACCTCTGTGGCAAAggaccacacacgcacacagcagCCCAAGCATCTGTGCGGAGAAAAGGAAACAATGGTCAAAACATACAATTACAATGAGGATGTTGACAGGAAAAATTATGAGAACATACTTCAAATATTCTGCTGTATTATCTGTTAACATCAAGCAGGCAATATGGTTCATATTATTTATCAACAACAGCAGgatctcgttttttttttttgtagagtatGTTCACTACTGTCTAACGATGTGTTTATGGTGGAATTCAATTAAATCACGGTTTGTCTTTTCAAAACTTCTATCCCTTGTTATGATGTGTGTTGAGATGCATCGTGTAATGTATGTTTCgcgctttttaaaatgtatataatgtaaatatatttctgattaagGACCATAGTGAGCATAGATTCTCCCAGGTttttgcactgcattgtgggtttttttttagacAGCGAACATTCCAGTGTATTGGAAGGATTTTGTGATTGAGACTAGGAaactgattgagacgcaccctcTCTTTTCCCACCTCCTACTTGAAGATAATTACTGGATTGGTGAGAAGGGTCATTTGACATCATTTCCGAGATACTAATGAGCATAGCGCTGattgcagtttttaaatatacatatcaaAGAGATTACAAGGAGAGACATGTAAAAAGAATGGTTTTAGGTGGTAGAAAACTCTGGGATTCTTTTGTGCTGCAATACCCTGCCTtgtcaaatttttaaataaaactaaactaaagatAGATTAACTGAAGATTAACTgaagttaatatattatttaaaatatagtattcattgtaatattacatgttatttttatctgtaaaatatagtatattgtttttttttaacctctatATTAGAAAGATCATTTAATCATGATTatccttatcttttttttctataaactTTGGTTggatataaatacatatgtaaCTCCTAATTAAGTGCAGGTCAAGAAactcattttaacataaaaaattgaTATTATCCATGTAATGAATTTGAAAGAAGATGGATGGTTTTCTACTGATTTAAAGATCTTTTATGATTTGTTAATCTCAATACAGAATAATTGTAAAGCTCAGACATCTCTGCTGTTGAAAAGGGTATTTGATGTATTAGATCTAAGACTGATTGTTGATATGactaaaagttttgattttattgttttatagatTGATATGTTTTAAAGACTCTATATTCCCCtattgtcaattaaaaaaaaaaaagagcgccacACACTAAGATACATTGAGTAATATCGCCATCTTGTGTTGTATATCTGTGAATGAACTTGTAATTAGACAAGTGGTGCTCACTGCAGATTCAAATGGGTCAAATGGGTGGACCTCTGTAGATTTAACGGGTGGAGCTTGACCTCGTTATGGTTAGGATGTGGTTGGACCTTCAAGCTCCACCAATAACGTCCAGAGAAGTTTCAACGGTTTCAGTtctctgttatatttttttttactttcatgtcTCACAAAGTAAATGGGTCTCATACAAAACGCAAGTGGCGCCATCTAGCATCTCTATTACCTATATGTTGTTAGGCCGATTGTTACATATTGTAATTGACTATTTATGTCtcagcagaaacttaaatctaaTATCCAGGTAAgattagaaaataatttaagcTCAGATCAATCTTTCATGtccaaatatttattatttattgagtaGTCAAGTAATTACTATG encodes:
- the LOC122145462 gene encoding C-type mannose receptor 2-like, yielding MKIFWVALFLSAHCELTLTLNRKHIFINNAKTWSDAQKFCRENYADLSIIDSQVELLRFKNDSKNQRADSTQSWIGLSKPSANGTWVWNDGSDEISMTWRIGQPDSPNTAFCGKSLGGELYDYDCAIFCYKWVPELILVMEKKSWEEALEHCRTQYSGLASLSTSLLHFRANNETVDLQTPSVWTGVRFLAGSWFWVNGESLGNLDQLPECPARPLYCGSQNLAAKSWENRDCSEKLNFVCYKRSG